The following coding sequences are from one Natrarchaeobaculum sulfurireducens window:
- a CDS encoding rhodanese-like domain-containing protein, translating into MDGEISPEAVKELLEDDADVCVVDIRDPASFEHSRIPDSENVPFHELTQRIHELEGYDHIVTVCPHGKASIQAANLIGSYEGTADATVESMAGGLETYGMQFGLARAHEDATEGAADAESPF; encoded by the coding sequence ATGGACGGCGAAATCTCACCCGAAGCGGTCAAAGAACTTCTCGAGGACGACGCGGACGTCTGTGTCGTCGACATCCGCGATCCGGCGAGTTTCGAGCACAGCCGTATTCCCGACAGCGAGAACGTTCCGTTCCACGAGTTGACCCAGCGTATCCACGAACTCGAGGGCTACGACCACATCGTGACGGTCTGTCCCCACGGCAAAGCCAGTATCCAGGCCGCCAATCTCATCGGCTCCTACGAGGGAACCGCAGACGCCACCGTCGAGAGCATGGCGGGCGGCCTCGAGACGTACGGAATGCAGTTCGGCCTCGCTCGAGCGCACGAAGACGCGACGGAAGGGGCCGCCGACGCCGAGTCACCGTTCTGA
- a CDS encoding MBL fold metallo-hydrolase: MDIHHVTEDAETFTCNAYLAVGEETTLVDAGGWDGVIDAVREYTDDVDAVVLTHQHGDHVAQLEAVVDAFDPDVYAYADHPRRTHAIEDGDTVQIGDETFDVVYTPGHADDHVSFVSETTLFSGDVVVHDDGAFDYGSFGRTDMAGQSRARLIESIEELLARMPDGVEHLYAGHGDVFDGDVRDVVETALERAENREPKYPDE; this comes from the coding sequence ATGGACATCCATCACGTCACCGAGGACGCAGAGACGTTCACTTGCAACGCCTATCTCGCGGTCGGAGAGGAGACGACGCTCGTCGACGCGGGCGGATGGGACGGCGTCATCGACGCGGTTCGCGAGTACACGGATGACGTCGACGCAGTCGTGTTGACCCACCAACACGGAGATCACGTCGCCCAGCTCGAGGCCGTCGTCGACGCCTTCGATCCCGACGTCTACGCCTACGCCGACCATCCGAGGCGCACCCACGCGATCGAGGACGGCGACACTGTTCAGATCGGGGACGAGACCTTCGACGTGGTCTACACCCCAGGTCACGCCGACGATCACGTCTCGTTCGTCTCCGAGACGACGCTCTTTTCGGGCGACGTGGTCGTCCACGACGACGGCGCGTTCGACTACGGCAGCTTCGGTCGCACCGACATGGCCGGCCAGTCCAGAGCGCGCCTCATCGAGAGTATCGAGGAGCTTCTAGCGCGCATGCCAGACGGAGTCGAACACCTGTACGCAGGCCACGGCGACGTCTTCGACGGTGACGTCCGTGACGTCGTCGAGACGGCGCTCGAGCGTGCGGAAAACCGCGAACCGAAGTATCCGGACGAGTAG
- a CDS encoding DUF7344 domain-containing protein, with product MIPKTTEPETTLGELFEILSHPTRRRILSTLANRNPRDEEEFQTEAFTSDDADLEQFLLQLSHLHLPKLAEAEFINWDRETNTITRGSRFEEIQPLITLMQVHQDELPDGWP from the coding sequence ATGATTCCAAAGACAACTGAACCCGAGACCACTCTTGGCGAACTGTTCGAGATTCTCAGTCACCCTACGCGGCGACGCATCCTCTCGACACTCGCCAATCGGAACCCCCGTGACGAAGAAGAGTTTCAGACAGAGGCCTTTACGTCCGACGACGCCGATCTCGAACAGTTCTTGCTCCAACTGTCCCACCTGCATCTACCGAAACTGGCTGAAGCAGAGTTCATCAATTGGGATCGTGAGACAAATACCATCACACGTGGATCACGCTTCGAGGAGATTCAACCCCTTATCACATTGATGCAGGTGCATCAAGATGAGCTACCTGACGGCTGGCCATAA
- a CDS encoding 50S ribosomal protein L40e codes for MPSFDAAEKRTLEKMICMRCNARNSKDAKSCRKCGYKNLRPKAKEKRAA; via the coding sequence ATGCCAAGCTTCGACGCCGCCGAAAAACGCACCCTCGAGAAGATGATCTGCATGCGCTGTAACGCCCGCAACTCCAAAGACGCCAAGAGCTGCCGCAAGTGCGGCTACAAGAACCTCCGACCCAAGGCCAAAGAGAAACGCGCGGCCTGA
- a CDS encoding HalOD1 output domain-containing protein: MHAAIVRALTRIAAREGRDVTDLPPVSDTVDPEAVGALLESGTDVTVRFEYAGYRVVIGPELEAVEVIEADR; the protein is encoded by the coding sequence ATGCACGCCGCTATCGTCAGGGCTCTCACTCGTATTGCGGCCCGTGAGGGTCGCGACGTGACCGACCTCCCACCGGTGTCCGACACCGTCGATCCCGAGGCGGTCGGGGCGCTACTCGAGTCCGGCACGGACGTCACCGTTCGCTTCGAGTATGCGGGGTATCGCGTGGTGATCGGACCCGAACTCGAGGCAGTGGAGGTGATCGAGGCGGACCGGTAG
- a CDS encoding HalOD1 output domain-containing protein, which translates to MDATVSGVGVEAVEYFQESGTVRTQFDQEKTPASMAVVATLADVMDTDPVELDPLHSTVDADELDALVRVRNGTNGDTHAAFTHEGHAITVHSYGVITITPEHELTVEKHERGAGR; encoded by the coding sequence ATGGACGCAACGGTATCTGGGGTTGGAGTCGAAGCGGTCGAGTACTTTCAGGAATCTGGGACTGTTCGCACGCAGTTTGATCAGGAGAAGACACCAGCGAGCATGGCTGTTGTCGCAACGCTGGCGGACGTAATGGATACTGATCCTGTAGAACTCGACCCGCTCCATTCCACTGTTGACGCCGACGAATTAGATGCGCTCGTCCGCGTTCGCAACGGGACAAACGGGGATACCCACGCTGCATTCACGCACGAGGGGCACGCAATAACCGTACACAGCTACGGTGTGATTACTATCACACCAGAACACGAACTCACAGTGGAGAAACACGAAAGGGGGGCGGGAAGATGA
- a CDS encoding DUF7344 domain-containing protein, giving the protein MDESRELGTRDIQSIDEGTGSSGRERSLSPDTILSAVANEHRRATLNALDNASEKTLEYDALVDRVADRVRNEDPRRESDEHQQRVRIALHHTHLPKLEEARIIDYEAETGHVRFVGGELEQDLLTLVEPYEAYE; this is encoded by the coding sequence ATGGATGAGAGTCGAGAGCTGGGGACACGTGATATACAGTCAATTGATGAGGGTACCGGTTCTTCGGGGCGTGAGAGATCGCTCTCCCCCGATACGATTCTGTCGGCAGTAGCGAACGAACACCGACGCGCCACCCTCAACGCGTTGGACAACGCTTCTGAGAAGACACTGGAATACGATGCGCTCGTAGATCGCGTTGCAGACCGGGTTCGGAACGAAGACCCGAGACGGGAGTCAGACGAACACCAACAACGCGTCCGAATCGCACTTCACCATACTCATCTTCCAAAACTGGAGGAGGCTCGGATAATCGACTACGAGGCTGAAACGGGGCACGTCCGGTTTGTTGGCGGTGAACTGGAACAAGATCTCCTGACGTTGGTCGAGCCGTACGAGGCCTACGAGTGA
- a CDS encoding endonuclease dU, with protein sequence MKPGVRALGIAESYSDSSDRSTLAGAVVRADGVLDGLAYDSCTVGGTDATDAVGSLAGELARPDVQYVLVGTVAPAWYNLLALARVHAVVDRPVLAVTFEASPGLEPALREAFSGDALERRLETYHALPPRRELSVNDETVYVRHLGCDAAAAADVVRAFTPAGGRPEPVRAARVAARAGDSYARALDERPG encoded by the coding sequence ATGAAGCCGGGGGTACGGGCGCTCGGAATCGCCGAGTCGTACAGTGATAGCTCCGACCGAAGTACGCTCGCAGGAGCCGTCGTCCGCGCCGACGGCGTCCTCGATGGGCTCGCCTACGACTCGTGTACCGTCGGCGGCACCGACGCGACCGACGCCGTCGGTTCGCTCGCCGGCGAACTCGCCCGGCCCGACGTCCAGTACGTCCTGGTTGGCACCGTTGCACCCGCCTGGTACAACCTGCTCGCACTCGCGCGCGTCCACGCGGTCGTCGACCGACCGGTGCTCGCAGTCACATTCGAGGCGAGTCCCGGCCTCGAGCCTGCCCTGCGTGAAGCGTTTTCGGGTGACGCCCTCGAGCGACGTCTCGAGACCTACCACGCGTTACCCCCACGGCGCGAACTGTCGGTCAACGACGAGACGGTCTACGTCAGACACCTCGGTTGCGACGCCGCAGCGGCTGCCGACGTCGTCCGAGCGTTCACCCCCGCGGGCGGCCGTCCGGAACCCGTCCGAGCGGCCCGCGTGGCGGCTCGAGCCGGCGATTCGTACGCACGAGCGCTCGATGAAAGGCCCGGTTGA
- a CDS encoding mechanosensitive ion channel family protein, producing MQPLLANAIRTTLEGHIVDFVDLVPTLIAAAIIVYVGVVAGRKLQPVISDLGRRVELDETVRETPFGAFFPSGSGAVSRSFGVLLNYYVVAVAVFAAVEWVAMRTGTTTTWFVSTWAHDLLSYVPPILLGIFVLFVGFFLANWATEQVSKSPVAERLGSPSLLAGATKASLYFVVLVIGLDTMGVDVTILHTFAQAFAYAVGLAVALAVGIAFGWGGKDYVAENIDGWLDRSRTVASDSAAITGDD from the coding sequence ATGCAACCATTGCTCGCCAATGCAATCAGAACGACGCTCGAAGGCCACATCGTCGACTTCGTCGACCTCGTCCCGACGTTGATCGCCGCCGCTATCATCGTCTACGTCGGCGTCGTCGCCGGTCGAAAACTTCAGCCAGTTATTTCAGACCTCGGTCGCCGCGTGGAACTCGACGAGACGGTTCGGGAGACGCCGTTCGGTGCCTTCTTCCCCAGCGGCTCTGGGGCAGTCTCGAGGTCGTTCGGTGTGCTGTTGAACTACTACGTCGTGGCGGTCGCCGTCTTCGCCGCCGTGGAGTGGGTTGCGATGCGAACGGGAACGACGACGACCTGGTTCGTCTCGACCTGGGCCCACGATCTCCTCTCGTACGTCCCACCGATCCTCCTCGGCATCTTCGTCCTGTTTGTCGGCTTCTTCCTGGCAAACTGGGCAACTGAGCAAGTCAGCAAGTCACCAGTGGCCGAGCGATTGGGTTCTCCATCGCTCCTGGCTGGTGCAACCAAAGCGTCCCTGTATTTTGTCGTGCTCGTTATCGGCCTCGACACGATGGGCGTCGACGTTACCATCCTCCATACGTTCGCACAGGCGTTCGCCTACGCTGTTGGTCTCGCAGTCGCACTCGCCGTCGGAATCGCCTTCGGCTGGGGCGGCAAGGACTACGTCGCTGAGAACATCGACGGCTGGCTCGACCGCTCGCGCACCGTCGCCAGCGACTCTGCAGCGATCACGGGCGACGATTGA
- a CDS encoding DUF5786 family protein produces MGFGSYDESERQDVDADFDEEDGVQSSENAHDGTIEFENGASSDELLDRLKEIKDDP; encoded by the coding sequence ATGGGATTCGGGAGCTACGACGAATCCGAGCGACAAGACGTCGACGCTGATTTTGACGAGGAAGACGGGGTACAATCCAGCGAGAACGCCCACGACGGCACGATCGAGTTCGAAAACGGGGCCTCGAGCGACGAACTCCTCGACCGGCTCAAGGAGATCAAAGACGACCCCTGA
- a CDS encoding DUF367 family protein — protein sequence MECHVYYEGDDDPDKCTARRLEKFDKATLYRSMSQVPYGVVLNPHAEQALSPADAAEGLETLVALDCSWESAEAASFRMRGVHRALPFLVAANPVNYGRPFQLTTVEALAGACRIFGEDDLAVDLLEPFRWGETFLTLNEEPLRRYSECADSSEVVAVQEDYLADE from the coding sequence GTGGAGTGTCACGTCTACTACGAGGGCGACGACGACCCCGACAAGTGCACCGCTCGTCGGCTCGAGAAGTTCGACAAGGCAACCCTCTACCGGTCGATGTCGCAGGTCCCCTACGGGGTCGTGCTCAATCCGCACGCCGAGCAGGCGCTCTCGCCGGCCGACGCCGCTGAGGGCCTCGAAACGCTGGTCGCTCTCGACTGTTCGTGGGAGTCAGCCGAAGCCGCCTCGTTCCGAATGCGCGGCGTCCATCGGGCGCTGCCGTTTCTGGTCGCCGCCAACCCGGTCAACTATGGCCGACCGTTCCAGCTGACGACCGTCGAGGCGCTGGCGGGTGCCTGTCGAATCTTCGGCGAGGACGACCTGGCTGTGGACCTCCTGGAACCGTTTCGCTGGGGTGAGACCTTCCTGACGCTCAACGAGGAGCCACTGCGCCGCTACAGCGAGTGTGCGGACTCGAGTGAGGTCGTCGCCGTCCAGGAAGACTATCTCGCCGACGAGTGA
- a CDS encoding transposase has product MFRENYEHQQEKLFSPVKDLPTGPKKKLRNHWSTHFYEHVFTQIDERTFGRLYHGGYSRPNKPVNELVSLEIIKHLLGLSDKQLEHAYLFDFRVRNALGKETLGDNICAKTFTNFRRRLMEYEEETGRDLLHEVFQDHRSYIQDEFEIDASTQRMDSTFIEANVKQLSRIDLIAKVVHNFLDDLPDEIVQELPAGLDEFADTENLELSYELDPGEVGSTMETLIEHAVWLIDAFEAEENYAELESFAHLQQVLDEQCYRIPDLEDDHREHDEDEDDDHPGDSPSPGWEPLRTFTSSDGEPSHEQATDEPAQPDEDGPEHDRIGLKKPEEISSGSIQNPHDVDATHRRKGGESYCGYKANVAETCDAENPFRLITTIRVDTNNTADGDLLAEDVPELPEETGLTDLLVDGGYMHKEVEACCGDHGITQHFTGLTGQPPPAEKLSLAEAEWDEHRMVACPAGHEPFEQRYMSESGRISGRMDKEFCEGCPHKETCFVKEKEEFYSYGFYERKLALAHRRKRLDDPAEKEFLNLRAGAESLVNEVYHQDGEKTRFTGTIKVKNASIAKAIGTNLKRASRFLESEAQRKQSAG; this is encoded by the coding sequence GTGTTTAGGGAAAACTACGAACATCAGCAGGAGAAGCTCTTTTCGCCCGTCAAAGACCTTCCTACTGGACCGAAGAAGAAATTGCGAAATCACTGGTCTACCCATTTTTACGAACACGTCTTCACTCAGATAGATGAGAGAACGTTCGGACGGCTATACCATGGCGGGTATAGCCGTCCGAACAAGCCAGTCAACGAGTTGGTTTCGCTGGAGATTATCAAGCACCTGCTTGGACTGTCCGATAAGCAGCTCGAACATGCCTATCTGTTCGATTTTCGCGTCCGAAACGCCCTGGGTAAAGAAACACTCGGCGACAATATCTGTGCGAAGACGTTCACGAATTTCCGCCGACGGTTGATGGAGTACGAGGAAGAAACCGGTCGAGACCTGTTGCACGAGGTTTTCCAGGATCACCGAAGTTACATCCAAGACGAGTTCGAGATTGACGCCAGCACCCAGCGGATGGATTCAACGTTTATCGAGGCTAACGTCAAGCAACTCTCTCGAATCGACCTCATCGCTAAAGTCGTTCACAACTTCCTGGACGATCTCCCTGACGAGATCGTCCAGGAACTTCCGGCTGGTCTAGACGAATTCGCCGACACGGAGAACCTGGAACTGTCCTATGAACTGGACCCAGGTGAGGTTGGGTCGACCATGGAAACGCTCATCGAGCACGCTGTCTGGTTAATCGACGCGTTCGAAGCGGAGGAAAACTACGCTGAACTGGAGAGCTTTGCTCATCTCCAGCAAGTCCTCGACGAACAGTGCTACCGCATTCCTGATCTCGAAGATGATCACCGTGAGCACGATGAAGACGAGGATGACGACCATCCCGGTGACTCGCCGTCACCGGGATGGGAACCACTCAGAACGTTCACATCCAGCGACGGTGAGCCAAGCCACGAGCAGGCGACCGATGAGCCAGCTCAGCCCGACGAGGACGGTCCCGAGCACGATCGCATTGGGCTGAAAAAACCTGAGGAGATCAGTAGCGGTTCGATACAAAACCCGCATGACGTGGACGCGACTCACCGCCGGAAGGGCGGTGAGTCGTACTGCGGGTATAAAGCGAACGTCGCCGAGACCTGTGATGCGGAAAACCCGTTTCGCCTGATCACGACGATTCGCGTTGACACGAACAATACAGCCGATGGCGACCTGTTAGCCGAAGACGTCCCAGAATTGCCAGAAGAGACCGGGTTAACTGATCTCCTCGTCGACGGCGGCTACATGCACAAAGAAGTGGAGGCGTGCTGCGGTGATCACGGGATCACGCAGCACTTCACAGGACTAACGGGGCAGCCCCCGCCTGCCGAGAAGTTGTCGCTAGCAGAAGCAGAGTGGGATGAGCATCGAATGGTTGCCTGTCCTGCCGGACACGAACCATTCGAGCAGCGATACATGTCCGAGAGTGGTCGTATCTCAGGACGAATGGACAAAGAGTTCTGTGAAGGCTGTCCACACAAGGAGACCTGTTTCGTCAAGGAGAAAGAGGAGTTCTACAGTTACGGCTTCTACGAGCGAAAATTAGCTCTCGCCCACCGACGCAAGCGGTTGGACGATCCGGCAGAGAAGGAGTTTCTGAACTTACGCGCTGGGGCTGAGTCGTTGGTCAATGAGGTGTATCACCAGGACGGGGAGAAAACACGGTTCACCGGGACGATCAAGGTGAAAAACGCGTCGATAGCGAAAGCTATCGGGACAAATCTCAAGCGGGCCTCACGATTCCTCGAATCGGAGGCCCAGCGGAAGCAATCGGCGGGATAA
- a CDS encoding MBL fold metallo-hydrolase, producing the protein MVTTLTADRLAELVDGDEPFALVDTRPADSFESWHIPGAIHFPFGPEEELDGRLEEFRETVGETERVVTICAKGISSGTLATQLASATDEYEIQAVDGGMKAWSGVYEAAEIDLGDGLVVVQVQRRAKGCLGYVVGCEATGEAVVVDATADIEAFEVAAEEAGLTITAVIDTHVHADHVSGGRELADTLGIPYYLGEHAADRDVQVEFTPLARNEVLEIGECELKALYTPGHTSDMLSVFVDGRALLTADTLHAGSTGRTELEFSDDEGETGARLLYETLHRTILSMPDDVVVLPGHVAVTADGEFEHGAPGEPITTTIRAARTEMDALQLEEEAFVDRLAEAGEKPANYEEIIDLNRGVTSKSPDDRVELELGPNNCSA; encoded by the coding sequence ATGGTCACCACACTTACGGCCGATCGACTCGCGGAACTCGTCGACGGCGACGAACCGTTCGCACTCGTCGACACTCGGCCGGCGGATAGCTTCGAGTCCTGGCACATTCCCGGTGCGATTCACTTTCCGTTCGGCCCAGAAGAGGAACTCGACGGTCGACTCGAGGAGTTTCGCGAGACCGTCGGCGAGACCGAGCGGGTCGTCACGATCTGTGCGAAAGGCATCTCGTCGGGTACCCTCGCGACGCAACTCGCCTCGGCTACCGACGAGTACGAGATCCAGGCCGTCGACGGTGGCATGAAAGCCTGGAGCGGTGTCTACGAGGCCGCCGAAATCGACCTCGGTGACGGCCTCGTCGTCGTCCAGGTTCAGCGCCGGGCGAAGGGCTGTCTCGGCTACGTCGTCGGCTGTGAGGCGACTGGCGAGGCCGTCGTCGTCGATGCCACGGCGGACATCGAAGCGTTCGAGGTCGCAGCCGAGGAGGCAGGCCTCACCATCACCGCCGTGATCGATACCCACGTCCACGCCGACCACGTCTCCGGCGGGCGCGAACTCGCCGACACCCTCGGGATTCCCTACTATCTCGGCGAGCATGCGGCCGACCGCGACGTACAGGTCGAGTTTACCCCGCTGGCGCGAAACGAGGTGCTCGAGATCGGTGAGTGCGAACTGAAGGCGCTCTATACGCCCGGCCACACGAGCGACATGCTCTCGGTGTTCGTCGACGGCCGGGCGTTGCTCACCGCCGATACGCTTCACGCCGGCTCGACCGGGCGTACGGAACTCGAGTTCAGCGACGACGAAGGCGAGACTGGCGCACGGCTGCTTTACGAGACACTCCACCGGACGATCCTGTCGATGCCCGACGACGTCGTCGTCCTGCCGGGACACGTCGCGGTTACCGCCGACGGCGAGTTCGAACACGGCGCTCCCGGCGAACCGATCACGACGACGATCCGCGCGGCTCGAACCGAAATGGACGCCCTGCAACTCGAGGAGGAGGCGTTCGTCGACCGGCTCGCCGAGGCCGGCGAGAAGCCGGCGAACTACGAGGAAATCATCGATCTGAACCGCGGCGTTACGTCGAAATCGCCCGACGACCGCGTCGAACTCGAGTTAGGACCGAACAACTGTTCGGCGTAG
- a CDS encoding uracil-DNA glycosylase — MSEMEDLCVTACTRCPALVDSRSRIVNGTGPEDADLLFVGEGPGANEDAEGEPFVGRSGTVLDDGLRDVGLARADVRITNCVRCRPPENRDPTGEELEHCRGYLETEIDRLDPEVIVTLGKVPSEHLLERSVAVTNEAGTLEDVRIGGEPRRLLICVHPAATLYDRSQKETFTAALERAAELAGVGEGGSGQTRLDGF; from the coding sequence ATGAGCGAGATGGAGGACCTCTGTGTAACGGCGTGTACGCGTTGTCCGGCGCTGGTCGACTCCCGGAGCCGGATCGTCAACGGAACGGGTCCCGAGGACGCCGACCTGCTGTTCGTCGGCGAGGGTCCCGGTGCGAACGAGGACGCCGAAGGTGAGCCGTTCGTCGGCCGCAGCGGTACCGTTCTCGACGACGGGCTTCGGGACGTCGGCCTCGCCCGCGCGGACGTCCGGATCACCAACTGCGTCCGCTGTCGCCCACCCGAGAACCGCGACCCCACCGGTGAGGAACTCGAACACTGCCGGGGCTATCTCGAGACCGAAATCGACCGGCTGGATCCCGAGGTGATCGTCACGCTCGGGAAAGTCCCAAGCGAACACCTCCTCGAGCGATCGGTCGCGGTAACGAACGAAGCCGGAACGCTCGAGGACGTCCGCATCGGCGGGGAACCCCGGCGACTGTTGATCTGTGTCCACCCCGCGGCGACGCTGTACGACCGCAGCCAAAAGGAGACGTTCACGGCGGCGCTCGAGCGGGCCGCGGAACTGGCCGGCGTTGGTGAGGGCGGGAGCGGACAGACGCGACTGGACGGCTTCTGA
- a CDS encoding nuclear transport factor 2 family protein, producing MEAAATVRRYYEALDDHDYGTLESLLAPEFVQRRPDRTFEDRTAFVAFMRDGRPNPDTTHELEAVVAEGDRVAARGRVLESETELFAFADFFTLEDGLIVRLETYAR from the coding sequence ATGGAGGCGGCCGCCACCGTTCGACGGTACTACGAGGCGCTCGACGACCACGACTACGGGACGCTCGAGTCGCTACTCGCTCCCGAGTTCGTCCAGCGCCGTCCGGACCGCACGTTCGAGGACCGCACGGCGTTCGTCGCGTTCATGCGCGACGGGCGACCGAACCCCGACACGACTCACGAACTCGAGGCGGTTGTCGCCGAGGGCGACCGCGTCGCCGCGCGCGGCCGGGTGCTCGAGTCGGAGACCGAACTGTTCGCCTTCGCCGACTTCTTCACCCTCGAGGACGGCCTGATCGTCCGGCTCGAGACGTACGCGCGGTGA
- a CDS encoding helix-turn-helix domain-containing protein has translation MATVMEFTSPTAEFPLGSVFKNLPGGTVELERLIPHQTLIIPYFWVRDVETEDIEAEFEQHAGVSNIRMVDSIEDEYLMRAEWEQEYFGILSALAKANVVVLSGIGTKDEWRFEVRGESQETIGEFREYCQENDIPITITAVHAMLPIQGEGYELTETQREALVLAYERGYFDTPREVSLEEIADELGITQQSLSSRLRRGHRRLIGATLSSSV, from the coding sequence ATGGCGACTGTGATGGAGTTTACGAGTCCAACAGCGGAGTTCCCACTGGGGAGTGTGTTCAAAAACTTGCCGGGTGGGACGGTCGAACTGGAGCGGCTGATTCCACACCAGACGCTGATTATCCCCTACTTCTGGGTACGCGATGTGGAAACGGAGGACATCGAAGCTGAGTTCGAACAACACGCCGGCGTGAGCAACATCCGAATGGTCGATAGCATCGAAGACGAGTATCTCATGCGTGCCGAGTGGGAACAAGAGTACTTCGGCATCCTGAGCGCGCTGGCCAAGGCCAACGTCGTCGTGCTCTCCGGAATCGGTACGAAAGACGAGTGGCGATTCGAGGTGCGCGGCGAGAGTCAGGAGACAATCGGCGAGTTTCGAGAGTACTGCCAGGAAAACGACATTCCGATAACAATCACCGCCGTCCACGCAATGCTTCCGATCCAGGGCGAGGGCTACGAGTTAACCGAGACCCAACGTGAGGCGCTGGTGTTAGCCTACGAGCGGGGCTACTTCGACACCCCACGCGAGGTGTCGCTCGAAGAGATCGCTGACGAGCTCGGCATCACCCAGCAATCGCTCTCATCACGCCTTCGACGCGGGCATCGACGCCTCATTGGAGCGACACTCAGTAGTTCGGTGTGA
- a CDS encoding helix-turn-helix domain-containing protein, translating to MSVITEIRIPSDAFELGQILSLEDASAIELETLVPSGDVTVPLFWVYEPVENGFLEAVERYPTVNTVTEVDVFDDRTLIRIDWDASQDHLFQCILEHDGQILGATGSSEGWNFEIRFSDRETLSQCQTCCEDAHISLELTRIYNPTDPEAGPWYGLSEPQREALTLAIRRGYYDIPRGCTTAELADELGISDQAVTERLRRAIGTFGRYALLTPESAAEMD from the coding sequence ATGAGTGTAATAACGGAGATTCGTATCCCATCCGATGCTTTTGAACTCGGGCAAATCCTCAGTCTCGAGGATGCGTCGGCAATCGAACTCGAAACGCTCGTCCCGAGTGGGGACGTCACCGTGCCGCTCTTCTGGGTCTACGAACCGGTCGAAAACGGCTTTCTCGAAGCCGTCGAACGCTATCCAACTGTCAACACCGTCACGGAGGTGGACGTGTTCGACGACAGGACGCTAATCAGGATCGACTGGGATGCGAGCCAGGACCACCTTTTTCAGTGCATCTTGGAACACGACGGGCAGATACTGGGTGCGACTGGATCGTCGGAAGGATGGAATTTCGAGATACGGTTTTCAGACCGCGAGACATTGAGTCAGTGCCAGACCTGTTGTGAGGACGCGCACATCTCTCTGGAGCTAACCCGCATATATAATCCGACGGACCCTGAGGCCGGTCCGTGGTACGGCCTGAGTGAGCCCCAACGAGAAGCGTTGACGCTTGCCATTCGAAGGGGATACTACGATATTCCACGAGGGTGTACGACCGCAGAGTTAGCTGACGAACTCGGAATTTCCGATCAAGCAGTGACGGAGCGACTGCGCCGTGCCATTGGGACGTTCGGGAGGTACGCACTTCTCACGCCCGAGTCAGCGGCGGAAATGGACTGA
- a CDS encoding HalOD1 output domain-containing protein, translating to MEKTSENPNDKTHHLATATQPSLRVIGAVAEAMNVDPLDCPPLYEAIDISGLDMLFENREKTNGSVTFNYAGYIVTVDSNGDIVVHSREDT from the coding sequence ATGGAGAAAACCAGCGAAAACCCAAATGACAAAACACACCATTTGGCGACAGCCACCCAGCCAAGCCTTCGGGTAATCGGTGCTGTCGCGGAAGCAATGAACGTCGATCCCCTCGATTGTCCCCCTCTCTACGAAGCCATCGACATATCAGGATTGGATATGCTATTTGAAAATAGAGAGAAAACCAACGGCTCTGTTACGTTCAACTACGCCGGATACATAGTCACGGTTGACAGCAACGGAGACATAGTGGTTCACAGTCGTGAGGATACGTGA